In a single window of the Magnolia sinica isolate HGM2019 chromosome 7, MsV1, whole genome shotgun sequence genome:
- the LOC131251811 gene encoding ubiquitin-conjugating enzyme E2 34-like isoform X1: MAERACVKRLQKEYRALCKEPVPHIVARPSPNDILEWHYVLEGSEGTPFAGGYYHGKIKFPPDYPYKPPGISMITPNGRFATQKRICLSMSDFHPETWNPMWSVASILTGLLSFMMDNSPTTGSISTTVADKQHLAQMSLAYNCKSAIFRKMFPEYVNKYNQQQAAEQMNSERSSSGKDDGGTATALTLRNGGKNEVQGRGEIKAIDVRNRRGSKKYPFWLLVLLASMFGLVMALPLLQP, from the exons ATGGCCGAGAGGGCTTGTGTGAAGCGCCTTCAAAAGGAATATAGAGCGCTATGCAAG GAGCCAGTCCCTCACATTGTGGCTCGTCCTTCACCAAATGATATCCTAGAGTGGC ATTATGTGCTGGAGGGAAGTGAAGGCACACCTTTTGCTG GTGGATATTACCACGGAAAAATCAAGTTCCCTCCAGACTATCCATACAAACCCCCAGGAATCAG CATGATCACTCCCAACGGACGGTTCGCCACACAAAAAAGGATCTGCCTGTCTATGAGCGATT TTCATCCAGAGACTTGGAACCCAATGTGGTCTGTGGCAAG CATACTTACAGGCCTTCTGTCATTCATG ATGGATAACAGTCCAACCACCGGTAGCATCTCAACTACAGTGGCTGACAAGCAACATCTAGCTCAGATGTCTCTCGCATACAACTGTAAGAG TGCGATCTTCAGAAAGATGTTCCCAGAGTATGTAAACAAGTACAACCAACAACAGGCTGCAGAGCAAATGAACTCGGAGAGGTCATCATCGGGGAAGGATGATGGTGGAACCGCTACTGCACTGACTCTCAGAAATGGGGGCAAAAATGAAGTCCAAGGCAGAGGAGAGATAAAGGCAATTGATGTGAGAAATAGAAGAGGGTCAAAGAAATACCCCTTCTGGCTGCTTGTGCTGCTAGCATCCATGTTTGGTTTGGTCATGGCATTGCCTCTGCTCCAGCCGTGA
- the LOC131251811 gene encoding ubiquitin-conjugating enzyme E2 34-like isoform X3, with translation MQDYVLEGSEGTPFAGGYYHGKIKFPPDYPYKPPGISMITPNGRFATQKRICLSMSDFHPETWNPMWSVASILTGLLSFMMDNSPTTGSISTTVADKQHLAQMSLAYNCKSAIFRKMFPEYVNKYNQQQAAEQMNSERSSSGKDDGGTATALTLRNGGKNEVQGRGEIKAIDVRNRRGSKKYPFWLLVLLASMFGLVMALPLLQP, from the exons ATGCAAG ATTATGTGCTGGAGGGAAGTGAAGGCACACCTTTTGCTG GTGGATATTACCACGGAAAAATCAAGTTCCCTCCAGACTATCCATACAAACCCCCAGGAATCAG CATGATCACTCCCAACGGACGGTTCGCCACACAAAAAAGGATCTGCCTGTCTATGAGCGATT TTCATCCAGAGACTTGGAACCCAATGTGGTCTGTGGCAAG CATACTTACAGGCCTTCTGTCATTCATG ATGGATAACAGTCCAACCACCGGTAGCATCTCAACTACAGTGGCTGACAAGCAACATCTAGCTCAGATGTCTCTCGCATACAACTGTAAGAG TGCGATCTTCAGAAAGATGTTCCCAGAGTATGTAAACAAGTACAACCAACAACAGGCTGCAGAGCAAATGAACTCGGAGAGGTCATCATCGGGGAAGGATGATGGTGGAACCGCTACTGCACTGACTCTCAGAAATGGGGGCAAAAATGAAGTCCAAGGCAGAGGAGAGATAAAGGCAATTGATGTGAGAAATAGAAGAGGGTCAAAGAAATACCCCTTCTGGCTGCTTGTGCTGCTAGCATCCATGTTTGGTTTGGTCATGGCATTGCCTCTGCTCCAGCCGTGA
- the LOC131251811 gene encoding ubiquitin-conjugating enzyme E2 34-like isoform X2: MFGNLNMLPCGASPIQYLFCFKWEREDGNGKRLPFQSGYYHGKIKFPPDYPYKPPGISMITPNGRFATQKRICLSMSDFHPETWNPMWSVASILTGLLSFMMDNSPTTGSISTTVADKQHLAQMSLAYNCKSAIFRKMFPEYVNKYNQQQAAEQMNSERSSSGKDDGGTATALTLRNGGKNEVQGRGEIKAIDVRNRRGSKKYPFWLLVLLASMFGLVMALPLLQP; encoded by the exons ATGTTTGGTAACCTTAACATGCTTCCATGCGGGGCATCACCAATCCAATACCTGTTTTGTTTCAAGTGGGAGAGGGAGGATGGCAATGGAAAAAGGCTACCGTTTCAAA GTGGATATTACCACGGAAAAATCAAGTTCCCTCCAGACTATCCATACAAACCCCCAGGAATCAG CATGATCACTCCCAACGGACGGTTCGCCACACAAAAAAGGATCTGCCTGTCTATGAGCGATT TTCATCCAGAGACTTGGAACCCAATGTGGTCTGTGGCAAG CATACTTACAGGCCTTCTGTCATTCATG ATGGATAACAGTCCAACCACCGGTAGCATCTCAACTACAGTGGCTGACAAGCAACATCTAGCTCAGATGTCTCTCGCATACAACTGTAAGAG TGCGATCTTCAGAAAGATGTTCCCAGAGTATGTAAACAAGTACAACCAACAACAGGCTGCAGAGCAAATGAACTCGGAGAGGTCATCATCGGGGAAGGATGATGGTGGAACCGCTACTGCACTGACTCTCAGAAATGGGGGCAAAAATGAAGTCCAAGGCAGAGGAGAGATAAAGGCAATTGATGTGAGAAATAGAAGAGGGTCAAAGAAATACCCCTTCTGGCTGCTTGTGCTGCTAGCATCCATGTTTGGTTTGGTCATGGCATTGCCTCTGCTCCAGCCGTGA